A single window of Zea mays cultivar B73 chromosome 10, Zm-B73-REFERENCE-NAM-5.0, whole genome shotgun sequence DNA harbors:
- the LOC100275944 gene encoding Probable mediator of RNA polymerase II transcription subunit 26c, producing the protein MSSDGRLRRALAAFGGDVWDLVDAALAAAARDSPGDLRARRDGIVQRLYAGAARCRNCDADATPAPAQPRKANDAVAAAASPAAAASAFPASPEQEVDADGLDDVDDAADAGMESKILAIRDFLEDPDQSEDDIVSLLQNLADMDITYKALQDTDIGRHVNGLRKHPSSEVRQLVKLLVRKWKEIVDDWVRLHNSCGDGSGSIISDGDSPDKVQSKYHQNTHASDFKYPPSPQRHNVLSSERSSNHNLVESTMEKRRTSPAPAYNNTKQNNSNNYSSISSSAPARAIREQKNTLLDSEKLDSARKRLQENYQEAQNAKKQRTIQVMDIHDIPKPKNRNTFVRKSGSSAGFPAKHR; encoded by the exons ATGAGCTCCGACGGGCGCCTCCGCCGCGCGCTGGCCGCGTTCGGCGGCGACGTGTGGGACCTCGTGGACGCGgcgctcgccgccgccgcgcggGACAGCCCCGGCGACCTGCGCGCGCGCCGCGACGGCATCGTCCAGCGCCTCTACGCAGGGGCAGCCCGCTGCCGCAACTGCGACGCCGACGCAACCCCGGCGCCTGCTCAGCCGAGGAAGGCGAATGACGCCGTCGCTGCTGCTGCTTCTCCTGCGGCGGCGGCGTCGGCGTTTCCGGCCTCGCCTGAACAGGAGGTCGACGCGGACGGCCTCGACGACGTCGACGACGCGGCCGACGCTGGCATGGAGAGCAAGATTCTGGCGATCAGGGATTTCCTGGAGGACCCGGACCAG TCTGAGGACGACATAGTGAGCCTACTGCAGAACCTAGCAGACATGGATATCACTTACAAGGCTCTCCAG GACACGGACATCGGCCGCCATGTGAATGGCCTGCGTAAGCACCCATCCAGCGAGGTCCGGCAACTGGTGAAGCTGCTCGTTAG GAAATGGAAGGAAATAGTGGATGATTGGGTGAGGCTGCACAACTCATGTGGTGATGGTAGTGGCTCCATCATAA GCGATGGTGACTCACCTGACAAAGTTCAATCCAAGTACCATCAAAATACTCAT GCTTCAGACTTCAAGTATCCCCCCAGCCCACAGAGGCATA ATGTTTTGAGCTCAGAGAGATCTAGCAACCACAATTTGGTGGAGTCAACAATGGAGAAGCGTAGAACGAGCCCTGCTCCTGCATACAATAACACCAAGCAGAACAACAGCAACAACTATTCCAGTATTTCATCGTCAGCACCAGCT AGAGCAATACGGGAGCAAAAGAACACTCTTTTGGATTCTGAGAAGCTAGACTCAGCTAGGAAGAGGCTTCAGGAAAACTACCAGGAAGCGCAAAACG CGAAAAAGCAGAGGACGATACAAGTGATGGATATCCACGACATACCGAAGCCGAAGAACAGGAACACCTTCGTGCGCAAGAGCGGCAGCAGCGCCGGATTCCCGGCAAAGCACCGGTGA
- the LOC100275944 gene encoding probable mediator of RNA polymerase II transcription subunit 26c isoform X1 — MSSDGRLRRALAAFGGDVWDLVDAALAAAARDSPGDLRARRDGIVQRLYAGAARCRNCDADATPAPAQPRKANDAVAAAASPAAAASAFPASPEQEVDADGLDDVDDAADAGMESKILAIRDFLEDPDQDTDIGRHVNGLRKHPSSEVRQLVKLLVRKWKEIVDDWVRLHNSCGDGSGSIISDGDSPDKVQSKYHQNTHASDFKYPPSPQRHNVLSSERSSNHNLVESTMEKRRTSPAPAYNNTKQNNSNNYSSISSSAPARAIREQKNTLLDSEKLDSARKRLQENYQEAQNAKKQRTIQVMDIHDIPKPKNRNTFVRKSGSSAGFPAKHR; from the exons ATGAGCTCCGACGGGCGCCTCCGCCGCGCGCTGGCCGCGTTCGGCGGCGACGTGTGGGACCTCGTGGACGCGgcgctcgccgccgccgcgcggGACAGCCCCGGCGACCTGCGCGCGCGCCGCGACGGCATCGTCCAGCGCCTCTACGCAGGGGCAGCCCGCTGCCGCAACTGCGACGCCGACGCAACCCCGGCGCCTGCTCAGCCGAGGAAGGCGAATGACGCCGTCGCTGCTGCTGCTTCTCCTGCGGCGGCGGCGTCGGCGTTTCCGGCCTCGCCTGAACAGGAGGTCGACGCGGACGGCCTCGACGACGTCGACGACGCGGCCGACGCTGGCATGGAGAGCAAGATTCTGGCGATCAGGGATTTCCTGGAGGACCCGGACCAG GACACGGACATCGGCCGCCATGTGAATGGCCTGCGTAAGCACCCATCCAGCGAGGTCCGGCAACTGGTGAAGCTGCTCGTTAG GAAATGGAAGGAAATAGTGGATGATTGGGTGAGGCTGCACAACTCATGTGGTGATGGTAGTGGCTCCATCATAA GCGATGGTGACTCACCTGACAAAGTTCAATCCAAGTACCATCAAAATACTCAT GCTTCAGACTTCAAGTATCCCCCCAGCCCACAGAGGCATA ATGTTTTGAGCTCAGAGAGATCTAGCAACCACAATTTGGTGGAGTCAACAATGGAGAAGCGTAGAACGAGCCCTGCTCCTGCATACAATAACACCAAGCAGAACAACAGCAACAACTATTCCAGTATTTCATCGTCAGCACCAGCT AGAGCAATACGGGAGCAAAAGAACACTCTTTTGGATTCTGAGAAGCTAGACTCAGCTAGGAAGAGGCTTCAGGAAAACTACCAGGAAGCGCAAAACG CGAAAAAGCAGAGGACGATACAAGTGATGGATATCCACGACATACCGAAGCCGAAGAACAGGAACACCTTCGTGCGCAAGAGCGGCAGCAGCGCCGGATTCCCGGCAAAGCACCGGTGA
- the LOC100275944 gene encoding probable mediator of RNA polymerase II transcription subunit 26c isoform X2 has translation MSSDGRLRRALAAFGGDVWDLVDAALAAAARDSPGDLRARRDGIVQRLYAGAARCRNCDADATPAPAQPRKANDAVAAAASPAAAASAFPASPEQEVDADGLDDVDDAADAGMESKILAIRDFLEDPDQSEDDIVSLLQNLADMDITYKALQDTDIGRHVNGLRKHPSSEVRQLVKLLVRKWKEIVDDWVRLHNSCGDGSGSIISDGDSPDKVQSKYHQNTHASDFKYPPSPQRHNVLSSERSSNHNLVESTMEKRRTSPAPAYNNTKQNNSNNYSSISSSAPARAIREQKNTLLDSEKLDSARKRLQENYQEAQNVNLSK, from the exons ATGAGCTCCGACGGGCGCCTCCGCCGCGCGCTGGCCGCGTTCGGCGGCGACGTGTGGGACCTCGTGGACGCGgcgctcgccgccgccgcgcggGACAGCCCCGGCGACCTGCGCGCGCGCCGCGACGGCATCGTCCAGCGCCTCTACGCAGGGGCAGCCCGCTGCCGCAACTGCGACGCCGACGCAACCCCGGCGCCTGCTCAGCCGAGGAAGGCGAATGACGCCGTCGCTGCTGCTGCTTCTCCTGCGGCGGCGGCGTCGGCGTTTCCGGCCTCGCCTGAACAGGAGGTCGACGCGGACGGCCTCGACGACGTCGACGACGCGGCCGACGCTGGCATGGAGAGCAAGATTCTGGCGATCAGGGATTTCCTGGAGGACCCGGACCAG TCTGAGGACGACATAGTGAGCCTACTGCAGAACCTAGCAGACATGGATATCACTTACAAGGCTCTCCAG GACACGGACATCGGCCGCCATGTGAATGGCCTGCGTAAGCACCCATCCAGCGAGGTCCGGCAACTGGTGAAGCTGCTCGTTAG GAAATGGAAGGAAATAGTGGATGATTGGGTGAGGCTGCACAACTCATGTGGTGATGGTAGTGGCTCCATCATAA GCGATGGTGACTCACCTGACAAAGTTCAATCCAAGTACCATCAAAATACTCAT GCTTCAGACTTCAAGTATCCCCCCAGCCCACAGAGGCATA ATGTTTTGAGCTCAGAGAGATCTAGCAACCACAATTTGGTGGAGTCAACAATGGAGAAGCGTAGAACGAGCCCTGCTCCTGCATACAATAACACCAAGCAGAACAACAGCAACAACTATTCCAGTATTTCATCGTCAGCACCAGCT AGAGCAATACGGGAGCAAAAGAACACTCTTTTGGATTCTGAGAAGCTAGACTCAGCTAGGAAGAGGCTTCAGGAAAACTACCAGGAAGCGCAAAACG TGAACTTGTCAAAATGA